ACACCAACacttttaaactttttttggatattttttcataattttattagttttgtaaatttctatcgatatgccaAAAAAACGTTTTGTCACGCCCACGTTCATTCGTTCGAATTCGCCTCATTAAGTGCAGACTGCATAAATTCTATTATAGTCTGTATACTCACACGAATAAATATTGTCTAAAACCTTAACCATAACTGGCGCCCAACTAAACCTAAAACCAGGGTAACTTACCACAACTTCAAGAAAGAGAGCAAGAACAAGATAACCCAAGGCCTGTGCAGGCACAAATTGACAAAAGGACCAAATAGTGGCACTGCCAGGTTTACAGGACCGAAACATCAAAGAGTGAACCATTTAGATCTAGATCTCTAGAAGATCTAGAGGAGTCAGATGAAAATGATTATGAACAAGGGGCAACAGCAGCTGTTGAGGATATTGACCACGaacttaaaaattatttataacaGGTCCTTGCTACCGTTTATAGAAAGAAAGATAGcaggtaaaacgacaaaaatcTTAATCGACACCGGCTCTTCAAAAAAATTTATCCAGCCCCTCACAGAACTTAAGTACATAACGCCGGTACAAaaagaattttctgttaagTCTCTTCATGGTTGCACCACGGTGAAATATAAATGCATTGTTGAACTTTTCAACAAGACTGTTCCCTTCTTTATTCTACCGGACCTCTCAAGCTTTGGCGCTATATTAGGATTTAACACACGAAAGCAGATGAATGCAACATTGGacttgaaaaattaatattaaaatatgaataatatgaaaatattataaatggAAAACTCAATCGAACCAGTTAAATTTGTAAAATGAAATAGCGTTAATTTCTCTGATATAAAGGACATCGTAGTACCAAACCAGATAGCCGACAAATTACACACAATGTTAGAAACCCAATTGGGTGTCTTTGCAGACCCAGAACGGGCACTGCCATTTAACACCAATATTATTGCTACCATAAGGACGGAAGATGACCAAACGGTATACTCAAGACTTTATCCATACCCCAAGACGAGGTAAAAGACGGAATTATTTGACCCTCGCGCCCACCCTACAACAAACCGGTTTGGGTAGTCGACAAAAAGGGTACAGATGAAAAGGGATTTAAGAAAAAAAGGATGGTTATATACTTTCGGAAGCTAAACTCAAAGACTTTAAATTCACGTCAGAGGAAAACTAAAATTTTAAGATCATATTTCGACTACTGTCAATTAGAATAGAAGTGTGCTTGGATTTATACAACAATGGCCAAGGGATCCGTACACGACCAAAACCTAATTCATTTTGCTGGTCCGTCCGATTCTGGAGCGttgatcacctgtttggagtccacaataagTAGttcactcggaccgcattgaatggGTCCAGAAAAAATTCTTACtgtttgccttgcggcgcatAATTTGGAATGCAAACTTAATACTACCTCCATATTCCAGTAGATAACTTCTTTATTTGTAAGTTTATTCGTGGTGAAGTCCTGACCTGGTTATTCGGCTAAAGTTCActgttccaagtagattcactagaaactacaTACCTCTAATAATTAAATCATTGCagatctaactatgagttgcatgacccttactgACTATAAAAGATTTTATCCtcttatctgtaatcttgactgtCCGCTGCTTTTAAAGAAATCAATACAATGTTAGATCTTACtagtatttatatttattatactttttttatattatatttatttcctcAAATCGAGctgtacgatacacggcagagCCGACTGTGTGTGGCCTTCAGGGAGAGAAATGAAAAATCcataatagatatatatccAATACCACGGATAAATTATATTCTTTCTAAGCGCTTTCTAAGCGGCATAGACTTCAGGGATGAGTAGTGGCAAATACTTTTGTAAGAAGCAAATCGAGGGTTCACGGCATTCACGGTTCCAGAAAAAGGCGTATTCCAATGGCGAGTTATGCCGTTCCGATTTCACTATGCTTCGGCCACTGGGTCCGGGTGATTAGATCTGATGTGGACCACATGTCTTGCTTACCAAGATGATATCATCGTAATTGGGCGCACCCTAGTTGAACACAAAATAAACTTCAGATAAAACTTCCGCCGCTTGAAGAACGGAAACCTGAGGATAAACccagaaaaatataaattctTGCAACCATAGCCCAAAAAGAACCACCATCGTCAGTCCGTCAGCTAagacaataaaaatatacgtcATGGTACCGGCGTTTCGTGCCTGAGTTCGCGCTCCTCGTGAAACCAATCAACGACCTCCTTACTGCTAGTATGTGTGCATAAATCCAACTTACGTATCTCGGAAAAACGCTCTTAGTGGTCGAAAGTTCGGGAAAACTAAAAGTTCGATGGCCATAATTTTGTTCCttaacaaatatttccttATAGAGCAACAtacacattttattttaatataatatagaaCAATCTAACTTATTTCGTCCATTTCACCTTAACAATAGGAAGTTTTCAAAAGTATCCACCTTTAGAGCAAATATAATAATGTGCTATTATAGTTTTCATAACAGTTTGGTTAAGCCAGCGAACATTAGTTCCGTGAAGAAATGAAAGCAGTCAGTTTCGTATTACTGTTATGTATGTTATGTTACTTGTACGCTTGGTTATTTTATTatcaatattattatattgatattatatatatatatatatatatatatatatatatatatatattatagatCATTAGTTTTGCGGTAAAACCAATTACTGCATTGCTTCGGTGTTGGTTTGCCAAATAACGGAAACATTTTCAGCCTTTTGCTCTTCTAGTTGTACGGTTCTAACTGTTATTGAAAGGTTTCTGTTGTTTTTATAGTTGGTGTTAGGCGATTTAATATTAAGCCAATTCCTTGTTCCATCTTGAGCATACAATAAATCAAGTTGTGGACAGGTGCTTATGAATGATAGCGTAGGTACTGGTTGATGGCGCGGATACTcatattcaattttattcagtCTTGCCTCGGCGCAGCTTGGCTTCTCAAGATTCATCAATTCAACTTTTATGTTACTCGTTTTACGTAAAAATGAAGATACTTTGACATTAATGAAAGGTGTGGACTCTAATCCATTCGAAACAGATACCTGACTGCTAATTGTCATGGTGAAGTCTGAGGCAGTTTCCACATTCCGATGCCATAACGTACCGGGAACTTGGCTGGCAATAAAAAAAGCTCCGGCTAACGTTATAATACTTGCTGCATAGCTTAGAGATAGTACAGACAGGCTGTTTACGAGGAATTTCGTCCATCCAAGGCTAGGCAGCAAATGCACGAGCTCACTGTATGTGAGCCACCCTCTACGCAGTCCCTGCTGTTCAGCCAAAGAACGTTCAACGTTTCTTAACTTATTGAAGAAAAGCTCATTGGAAATGTATATATTCCAACCCTAGAAAAAacgtaatttatttttgtatttaagACAATGTAAAGTTTACCATAGCGGAAAGAAATTCGAGCTCGACTGCCTTGAGCCTATCTTCCGTCATACTAGCGTCACTGGCCCAGTCTTCCAGATAGAACCGTTCGTCGTGGCCCGCGTAGAATTTTGTGGAAATCATCTGTAAAGATTTTAATTATTGCCATTATTATCTTTAAATCAGACAAGCACCTATGTATTATGGATGACACATATGTATTCAGGGATATTAAAGCGGATTCAAGCCATGGTAGTCACGTTAAAACTTCTTGTTGACTGAGTGCACGTACAGACACGTACGTGAGTGCCGCTGTCAAATTCTACAATTTATTTCTGGTCAAATTCATCGCCAGTTTCATTCAGCCGACAGCGAAACTAACAGAGAAATTTGTTTCAGCATCTACGTGTACTCttttatgtttaaataaatatataaaatgtacGGTGTGTTCAtattgttatttgttttagtTTGCAAGTTACAGGAGTTAAATGCGTACTTACTAGTGACACAACAAACAGCTGGTGTGGTGTAATTCTGCTGCTATAGCCCGAGTTGATGTCGTTTAAGCGATCGAGGTATATTAATGCCATAATTAAAGAGCAAGGCGTGGCATGTACTTGTGCAGCAGATACGCAACTTAGGCGATGCAAAGAATGCCCGCGGTGAGTCTCCGAAAACAAATCTGCCGCGTACTCCGCAAAGGGTAAGGAGACCGACATTTCAGTGTCTGGTGTTCCAACGCCATAGTAGAGGCTTTTTCGAATGCGTTTTATAAAGTCTTCGTACTTCATAACCTGAAAATTtacaacatttttaaatacatacatTCGTAGAACATTTGTAAATACCTTTCTCGGCGAAGCACATAACTTAAATCGCCCCATTTCTATATTAATAACTGAATAAGATTATTTAGTCCTATAAAAGAGCCGATAAcgatttaataaatttttaatcaCTTTCAAAATCTTCGTCAAGCTGCCGGCGTTAACATGCAGAGGTTTTTAGAAACGATGAAAAAGgaattactttttttttagttaATAAAATTTTTGGATGGTGATGTACATCATCAAGCGTTACCAAACGcagtaaaaactaaaaaagGATACGTCAAATAGACCGATTTAGATTTCTTGTTTTGTGAACTGTGTATATATACAGCTGCGGTTAAAATAATAGCACTACTGCAGGTGGAAAGttgatttcctaaaaaaaggtattgaatgttttttttttttaagtccGATTGCATGAATAATAAGTACCATATGTTGTCTCTTTAAGCAAGAAATTTTTAGTCTCTCAATGTAACggttatttttgtttttgggcactttctgcaaaagcgcgctaaatgaggcggtaacaaaaatagcactgaccacgtttttgctgaataaaattaataggagTGATTGCTTTGGGGTTTTTTCcacaaattttgaaaaaaggagttgaatttttttcgaaagAAGACCAAAAATTCTCTAGTTATGGGTCGGGGAAAGCATTTTACCGTCGAAATAaggaatttgattaaaaacataTCTCTGAAGGTACTACGCTAAAATGGGacggtttgttggtttttcaaacaaaatgatcCGCAACGCACTGCTGTTTGTCGAAAATAACGAAACACATGGAAGAAACCCCTTAATGTCCAACGTGGAGATCAAGCGCTTGGTTCGGCAAAGCACGAAGGAGCCTTTTAAGCCGGCGACGGAACTGAAGAAGGAGCTTTAGATAGCTGCAAGCGTGGAAACAGTTCGCAAACACTTAAGACAAAACAACCTTAATGTGTGCAGTCCCAGAAAAGTCCCGCTTTTGACTGTGAAGCATGTGGCAAAACGAATCGGATATGCAAAGATAAGCAATGACTGGCATGTGGAGAAGTGGCGCCACATTTTGTGGTCAGATGAGAgcaaaattgtgttttttggtGGGAAAGGCTCTCGGTCTTATGTTCGGCGTCCACCACGAGCTGAATATAATCCTCGCTTGAGCTTTAAGACGGTAAAGCACGGGAGATCAAACATCATGGTATGGGCGTGCTTTTCATACTATGGAGTAGATCCGATTCATATGATTCAAGGCATCATGGGATCAGCACATTTACACAGATATCCCGGAAAATGTGATAGCGCCATATGCCGAGGATGAAATGCCGTTTTTTTTGGATATTTCAACAGGATAACGACCCAAAACACACGAGGAAGAAGGCTCGAAAGTGGTTTGAGCAGAAATCGATCCGAGTAATGAAATGGCCTGCTCAGTCACCCGACTTGAATCCAATCGAAAAACTTTGTGCGGACGTGAAAAAAAAGGTTTCTGAAGGCAAAACCAACAATATCGAACTTTGGATTCATGGGGGATCGAGGATCAAGGATTCATGGAGCAAAATTCCTCAAAAACGGTACCAGGACTTGGTGGACTCCATGCCAAGAGGATGCGCAGCTGTCATTGCCTACAATGGTCACGCAACCAAATATTAAGATTCTTTAAACATAGTTCTTAAGATATAATCCATTTGTTGAACtcctattttatttttttatttagttttagcaaAATATGAGAaacagtgctatttttgttaccgcctaAATTTGgagttttttttgttttaccaattatttttaaaatatccattagatctgttaccaattttattatttcgattgaaaatcattgtagtatttaagattagtgaaaaaaatgatgaaataatGTCTGAAAATAGAGAAACGCTGGGGCAAACACGAAATGTGCTTATggtgctattattgttaccgCAACTGTATAAAAAAAGTGTAAACggtgtataaatataaagtacTAGCTAACACTATTAATTAATTGTATTGTCTTAAGAACAAGCGATAGTGTG
This genomic interval from Drosophila mauritiana strain mau12 chromosome 2R, ASM438214v1, whole genome shotgun sequence contains the following:
- the LOC117137326 gene encoding protein CNPPD1 isoform X2 → MGRFKLCASPRKVMKYEDFIKRIRKSLYYGVGTPDTEMSVSLPFAEYAADLFSETHRGHSLHRLSCVSAAQVHATPCSLIMALIYLDRLNDINSGYSSRITPHQLFVVSLMISTKFYAGHDERFYLEDWASDASMTEDRLKAVELEFLSAMGWNIYISNELFFNKLRNVERSLAEQQGLRRGWLTYSELVHLLPSLGWTKFLVNSLSVLSLSYAASIITLAGAFFIASQVPGTLWHRNVETASDFTMTISSQVSVSNGLESTPFINVKVSSFLRKTSNIKVELMNLEKPSCAEARLNKIEYEYPRHQPVPTLSFISTCPQLDLLYAQDGTRNWLNIKSPNTNYKNNRNLSITVRTVQLEEQKAENVSVIWQTNTEAMQ
- the LOC117137326 gene encoding protein CNPPD1 isoform X1; this translates as MGRFKLCASPRKVFTNVLRMYVFKNVVNFQVMKYEDFIKRIRKSLYYGVGTPDTEMSVSLPFAEYAADLFSETHRGHSLHRLSCVSAAQVHATPCSLIMALIYLDRLNDINSGYSSRITPHQLFVVSLMISTKFYAGHDERFYLEDWASDASMTEDRLKAVELEFLSAMGWNIYISNELFFNKLRNVERSLAEQQGLRRGWLTYSELVHLLPSLGWTKFLVNSLSVLSLSYAASIITLAGAFFIASQVPGTLWHRNVETASDFTMTISSQVSVSNGLESTPFINVKVSSFLRKTSNIKVELMNLEKPSCAEARLNKIEYEYPRHQPVPTLSFISTCPQLDLLYAQDGTRNWLNIKSPNTNYKNNRNLSITVRTVQLEEQKAENVSVIWQTNTEAMQ